Proteins co-encoded in one Bacteroidales bacterium genomic window:
- a CDS encoding DUF6702 family protein, producing MSFLPSLILTAAVWMHPLHVAYTNIEINEQQKSISVTHKMYTNDFTLLFFHLFEKNIIPVDSADFRPSEIDLINHYMKYRFFLVADNDTLKLDYKGKQLDDEYIWLTFSGKFDTVPQANLEINDMLLLDLFMDQTNLVIVNNGPVEKGFSFNWDNRQSVLALKE from the coding sequence ATGTCATTCTTACCTTCTCTGATTCTTACAGCTGCTGTATGGATGCATCCGTTGCATGTGGCCTACACCAATATTGAGATTAATGAACAGCAGAAGTCAATTTCTGTTACTCATAAAATGTATACCAATGACTTTACCCTTCTTTTCTTTCATCTTTTTGAAAAAAATATTATACCGGTTGATTCCGCAGACTTCAGGCCGTCCGAAATTGATCTGATCAATCATTATATGAAATACAGGTTTTTCCTTGTGGCTGATAATGACACTCTAAAGCTCGATTATAAAGGCAAACAGCTGGACGACGAATATATATGGCTTACTTTTTCAGGGAAATTTGACACCGTGCCACAGGCAAATCTTGAAATAAATGACATGCTGTTACTGGACCTGTTTATGGATCAGACAAACCTTGTCATCGTGAACAACGGACCTGTCGAAAAAGGCTTCAGTTTTAACTGGGATAATCGGCAGTCAGTGCTGGCCCTCAAAGAATAA
- the nadE gene encoding NAD(+) synthase: protein MSQPKVKFNKDILVIPDIEKVCDTIVATLRENVYKTLNRSGGVVGISGGIDSSVCLALSVKAFEAENVLGIMLPEKDSSDDSAIFAQKLAEKFGVKAITENITGALTGFGCYLRRDEAVKRVFPEYDPATHKMKIVVKTSGLYTNLPPLFSVVIVDKEGREQSKRLPASEFRQIEGASNFKQRCRMSMLYYHAERLHYAVIGTPNKHEVEQGFFVKYGDGGADVMPIAHLYKTQVYQLARYLGVPQEIINRTPTTDTYSAEQTQEEFFYQMPFHQMDLLWYGFENNFDIGEVAPVMGMTTEQVKSVFVNFERKLKTTGYLRMPPIKM, encoded by the coding sequence ATGAGTCAACCTAAAGTAAAATTCAACAAGGATATTCTCGTTATTCCCGATATCGAAAAAGTTTGTGATACAATTGTTGCAACTCTCCGCGAAAATGTCTATAAAACACTTAACCGGTCCGGAGGCGTAGTTGGTATTTCCGGCGGAATTGATTCTTCTGTTTGCCTGGCCTTGTCGGTTAAGGCTTTTGAAGCTGAAAATGTACTGGGCATAATGCTTCCTGAAAAAGATTCAAGTGACGACAGTGCCATTTTTGCGCAGAAATTGGCTGAAAAATTTGGTGTTAAAGCAATAACCGAAAACATAACCGGTGCATTAACAGGTTTTGGATGCTATTTAAGGCGTGATGAGGCAGTTAAAAGAGTTTTTCCCGAATATGATCCGGCAACTCACAAGATGAAAATTGTGGTTAAGACATCCGGTTTGTATACTAATCTTCCTCCCCTGTTCTCAGTAGTTATTGTAGATAAAGAAGGAAGGGAACAAAGCAAACGTTTGCCTGCATCTGAATTTCGGCAAATTGAGGGTGCTTCAAACTTCAAACAGCGTTGCCGGATGTCCATGTTGTATTATCATGCCGAAAGACTTCATTATGCGGTTATTGGTACACCCAACAAGCATGAGGTGGAGCAGGGATTTTTTGTTAAATACGGAGATGGAGGCGCTGATGTAATGCCGATTGCTCATCTGTATAAAACACAAGTATACCAGTTGGCCCGATATTTGGGAGTTCCGCAGGAAATAATCAACAGGACTCCTACAACTGATACATACAGTGCAGAGCAGACGCAGGAAGAATTCTTTTATCAGATGCCATTCCACCAAATGGATCTGCTTTGGTATGGCTTCGAAAACAACTTTGATATCGGGGAAGTAGCACCGGTTATGGGAATGACAACAGAACAGGTGAAAAGTGTTTTTGTAAATTTTGAAAGAAAACTCAAGACAACAGGTTATTTGCGAATGCCTCCGATCAAAATGTAA
- a CDS encoding VOC family protein, whose protein sequence is MVIDHICIAVNNLTESIEYWSNIFGYTQMTIPVLNTRQKVKVVFLKKDQSIMVKLIEPTDDNNSLKKFVEQGGGFHHICFKCDNLGTKISELNSLGVRMLVPPQPGEAFANNEIAFFWAKNRINFELIQTDEKAGIIDNIIDHK, encoded by the coding sequence ATGGTCATTGATCATATCTGTATTGCAGTAAACAATTTAACTGAATCAATTGAGTATTGGTCCAACATATTTGGATACACTCAAATGACAATTCCAGTTCTAAATACAAGGCAGAAAGTAAAAGTTGTTTTTTTAAAGAAAGATCAAAGCATAATGGTGAAGCTTATTGAACCCACTGATGATAATAACTCACTGAAAAAGTTTGTGGAACAAGGTGGAGGTTTTCACCATATTTGCTTTAAATGTGACAATTTAGGGACCAAGATATCAGAACTCAATTCATTAGGCGTGAGAATGCTTGTTCCTCCTCAGCCCGGTGAGGCATTTGCCAATAATGAAATTGCATTCTTCTGGGCCAAAAACAGAATTAACTTTGAATTAATACAAACCGATGAAAAAGCGGGTATCATAGATAATATAATCGACCATAAGTAA
- a CDS encoding class I adenylate-forming enzyme family protein gives MNAVDYFFETSSVLEKEFVIGSKEKVTFKNLYSQSNNLAIYLQKTIGENQNILLIAPNSVFFIIAYLGIMKSGNTVVPLNPEVEQANLDYIQNKCQSPLVLTTSRIKARFELRNIGIIDEVMLNEITEVNESFQPLKSDTNSNQLAEIIFTSGSTGEPKGVMISHKNLIANTASIIQYLVLGSSDTMLVVLPFYYCYGLSLLHTHLRVGGSIVLNNMFIMLGGIINDLKKYKCTGFAGVPSHFQILLRKSNSFKNSTFPDLKYVTQAGGKLHNAFISEFIESFPSIKFNVMYGQTEATARLAWLPPEMLPGKIGSCGKAIPGVTLRVSDDKGKDIKPGETGEILAYGDNIMQGYYRDPESTAQAIINGWLRTGDLATVDNEGFIYLTARKKEIIKVGGRRISPKEIEEVIVSMPEVIDCNIEGVYDDLLGEAIKATVVLKENLESPIGIEQLKAWCYERLATYKVPQIIQISDNITITATGKKLKKQS, from the coding sequence ATGAATGCGGTCGATTATTTTTTTGAAACTTCTTCTGTATTAGAAAAGGAATTTGTAATTGGTTCAAAAGAGAAAGTAACATTCAAAAATCTTTACAGCCAAAGCAATAATCTGGCAATATATTTGCAAAAAACGATCGGTGAAAATCAGAACATCCTTTTAATTGCTCCTAATTCAGTTTTTTTTATAATTGCTTACCTGGGTATAATGAAATCAGGCAATACCGTTGTTCCTTTAAACCCGGAAGTTGAGCAAGCTAACCTTGATTACATTCAAAACAAATGTCAATCCCCCCTGGTCTTAACCACCTCCCGCATAAAAGCCCGTTTTGAGTTAAGAAATATTGGAATCATTGACGAAGTAATGTTGAACGAAATAACGGAAGTTAATGAGTCCTTTCAACCTCTAAAATCCGATACGAATTCCAATCAGCTTGCTGAAATTATTTTTACCTCCGGATCTACAGGAGAACCAAAGGGTGTAATGATAAGTCATAAAAACCTGATTGCCAATACCGCGTCCATTATTCAATACCTTGTATTAGGCAGTTCTGATACTATGCTTGTAGTTCTGCCATTCTATTATTGTTATGGACTGTCCCTGCTTCACACACATTTACGGGTTGGAGGAAGTATAGTCCTGAACAATATGTTTATTATGCTGGGTGGGATTATCAATGATCTCAAGAAATATAAATGCACAGGATTTGCAGGGGTGCCAAGCCATTTTCAGATTCTGTTGCGAAAATCGAACAGTTTTAAAAACAGCACATTCCCGGATTTGAAATATGTAACCCAGGCAGGTGGAAAGTTGCATAACGCATTTATAAGCGAGTTCATCGAATCATTCCCATCGATAAAGTTTAATGTGATGTACGGACAAACGGAGGCTACTGCCAGGTTAGCATGGTTGCCACCGGAAATGCTTCCCGGTAAGATCGGTTCATGTGGCAAAGCAATCCCCGGTGTAACCTTGAGGGTAAGCGATGATAAAGGAAAAGATATTAAACCGGGCGAAACAGGGGAAATACTTGCCTATGGAGATAACATCATGCAGGGATATTACAGGGACCCGGAATCTACAGCTCAGGCAATAATAAATGGCTGGCTGCGTACCGGGGACCTTGCAACCGTTGATAATGAGGGTTTTATTTATTTGACAGCCCGCAAAAAGGAAATCATTAAAGTCGGTGGCCGACGAATAAGTCCCAAAGAAATTGAGGAGGTTATAGTTTCAATGCCTGAGGTAATTGACTGTAACATTGAAGGCGTTTATGATGATTTATTGGGAGAAGCCATAAAAGCGACTGTTGTTTTGAAGGAAAACCTTGAATCACCTATTGGCATAGAACAACTTAAAGCCTGGTGTTATGAAAGGCTTGCAACCTATAAAGTACCTCAAATTATTCAGATCAGTGATAATATTACCATTACAGCAACCGGGAAGAAACTTAAAAAACAGTCATAA
- a CDS encoding SPASM domain-containing protein, whose amino-acid sequence MMKSRQTIKQWKYKRYFQFIRHASAKKVYNLLRAAFYWIKGDGILKSKPAFLRVEISRKCEVKCLYCLEPKENLFYPFEDYKTLIDKLQNYIFLVSLYEIGEPLENENIVDYIKYANSRNIGTIISTNLSISKPDTFWKNLVLSGLDRIVVAIDGITEAVYKQYRTNGNYELVISNLKKIIMFKEINKSHIQIEWQMIDLPWNKSQQNDARKYSKEIGCSEFRLIEEVTSIRRKYKFSDYIRKKNCKLSFFTFNVTAYNKVRPCTKIYNENVIVGDLSVNSFDDIWNGKEIQAIRNKGAIMNRPGCKTCHE is encoded by the coding sequence ATGATGAAATCCCGCCAAACCATTAAACAATGGAAGTACAAGCGCTATTTCCAATTTATTCGTCATGCCTCTGCAAAAAAAGTATACAATTTACTTAGAGCTGCCTTCTATTGGATAAAGGGTGACGGAATTCTTAAATCAAAACCTGCGTTTTTACGTGTTGAAATCAGCCGGAAATGCGAAGTCAAATGTCTGTATTGTCTTGAACCCAAGGAGAATCTCTTTTATCCGTTTGAAGATTATAAAACATTGATTGACAAATTACAAAACTATATTTTCCTCGTCTCATTATATGAGATTGGCGAACCGCTTGAAAATGAGAATATAGTAGATTATATCAAATATGCCAATAGTAGGAATATTGGCACCATTATTTCTACAAATCTATCAATATCAAAACCGGATACTTTTTGGAAGAACCTGGTACTTTCCGGACTTGACCGAATTGTAGTTGCTATAGACGGGATAACAGAAGCTGTTTATAAACAGTATAGAACAAATGGCAATTATGAATTGGTGATTAGTAATCTTAAAAAAATCATCATGTTTAAGGAAATTAATAAAAGCCACATCCAAATTGAGTGGCAGATGATTGACCTTCCATGGAATAAATCTCAACAGAATGATGCAAGAAAGTATTCAAAGGAAATAGGTTGTTCAGAATTTAGACTGATTGAAGAGGTCACCTCGATTAGAAGAAAATACAAATTCTCAGACTACATAAGGAAGAAAAACTGTAAGCTGTCTTTTTTCACATTTAATGTGACTGCTTACAATAAGGTAAGGCCTTGCACTAAAATCTATAACGAGAATGTTATTGTAGGTGATTTGTCTGTGAATTCATTTGATGATATTTGGAATGGAAAGGAAATTCAAGCGATACGGAATAAAGGAGCTATTATGAACAGACCTGGATGCAAAACTTGTCATGAATAG
- a CDS encoding gliding motility-associated C-terminal domain-containing protein: MKKLFITCLLILTPLYMFATHNRAGQITFELISGYTYKVTVTTFTYTKSAADRQQLLVNWGDNTSSMVDRGENKVLLPNDYFHNKYITTHTFPGPGVYEILMQDPNRNYGINNIPNSVNVIFSIKTTLVISPEIGKNSSPELLNFPIDKAAVGHLFIHNPAAYDPDGDSLSYKMTVCTEQDGRPIADYQIPKSSDTIYVDPVVGDLVWFTPVDTGKYNVAINIEEWRYGVKIGNITRDMQINVYQTDNNPPVNPALPNRCVVAGDLVELQITTLDADNDSVHQMMTGGPFAITSSPATFQRVAKGRGFSTSNFKWQTNCDHIRKQPWQLTVKSEDFGPDIQLVDIDNFTIRVLAPPVQNVTTAATSNQITLNWNQSLCGNVAGYYIYRHEGSTGYTPDSCTTGVPSSTGYVKIAAIKNPSDTVYVDDNNGEGLVQGIDYCYIVTAWYPDGSESIASQETCNSLVPGFPSLMNVSVTGVSQTNGSIYVSWAKPRNFDVTQAPGPYVFEVYRSSTGNGNDFQLVGSIPTSDLLDTFFIDSPLNTTIFPYYYTVKMFNNTPGNRFEMRPGENETASSLYLDIQSDDNQITLNIRKKAPWINNQYVIYRSTDPALPYDSLSMVDRNVYVDQGLRNGVTYYYQAKSIGWRPIDSVIYRNSNMSHINSAAAVDVTPPCAPYLYVQSMCDSNAMNVLRWTNPNKSCSNDAVKYKIYYSSALDAAMDTIATVAPATDTIFEHHFTEGMSLAACYAVTAIDSFGNESARSTVICVDQCTLYSLPNVFTPNNDGINDVYTSINLNHVIEKVDMKIFNRYGQLVFETADPDINWEGTLKNTDTRLKSGVYYYICDVYEPRISGTEIRTLTGFIHLYADGNAQPVTK; encoded by the coding sequence ATGAAAAAGCTTTTTATAACCTGTCTCCTGATCCTGACTCCGTTGTACATGTTTGCCACACACAACAGGGCCGGTCAGATTACATTTGAACTCATTTCAGGATATACTTATAAGGTGACCGTAACAACATTTACCTATACCAAAAGTGCAGCCGACAGACAGCAATTGCTTGTTAACTGGGGCGACAACACTTCATCAATGGTTGACCGCGGTGAAAATAAAGTTCTCCTGCCTAATGATTATTTCCACAATAAGTACATCACTACCCATACGTTTCCTGGGCCGGGCGTATATGAGATCCTCATGCAGGATCCAAACCGGAATTACGGGATTAACAATATCCCGAACTCCGTTAATGTAATCTTTTCAATAAAAACCACACTTGTAATCAGTCCTGAGATAGGTAAGAACAGCTCACCGGAACTCTTGAATTTCCCTATTGATAAAGCCGCAGTCGGCCACCTTTTCATACATAACCCGGCAGCCTACGATCCGGATGGTGACAGCCTGTCTTATAAAATGACGGTGTGTACAGAACAGGACGGGCGGCCAATCGCCGATTACCAGATTCCCAAAAGCAGTGATACCATTTATGTGGATCCTGTTGTAGGAGACCTTGTTTGGTTTACGCCTGTTGATACCGGCAAATACAATGTGGCCATTAACATCGAAGAGTGGCGTTACGGAGTTAAAATCGGGAATATTACCCGCGACATGCAGATTAACGTTTACCAGACCGATAATAATCCGCCTGTCAATCCTGCATTGCCAAACCGCTGTGTGGTTGCAGGTGACCTGGTTGAACTGCAAATCACAACACTCGATGCGGACAATGATTCGGTACATCAGATGATGACAGGAGGACCTTTTGCCATTACCTCGTCTCCGGCAACATTTCAAAGAGTTGCAAAAGGAAGAGGTTTTTCAACTTCCAACTTCAAATGGCAAACGAATTGTGATCATATCCGAAAGCAACCCTGGCAATTAACTGTTAAAAGTGAGGACTTCGGCCCGGATATTCAATTGGTGGATATCGATAATTTTACAATTCGTGTTCTGGCACCCCCGGTTCAGAATGTCACCACAGCAGCCACAAGCAACCAGATAACGCTGAACTGGAATCAGAGCCTTTGCGGTAATGTAGCCGGGTACTACATTTACAGGCATGAAGGCAGTACAGGTTACACACCAGATAGTTGTACCACTGGCGTTCCTTCATCCACAGGTTATGTAAAAATAGCGGCCATTAAAAATCCTTCAGATACTGTTTATGTGGATGATAATAATGGTGAAGGACTTGTCCAGGGAATCGATTACTGTTACATTGTTACTGCCTGGTATCCTGACGGCTCTGAAAGCATCGCTTCACAGGAAACATGTAATTCACTTGTACCGGGATTCCCGTCTCTCATGAACGTAAGTGTAACCGGTGTAAGCCAGACGAATGGAAGTATTTATGTTTCGTGGGCAAAACCTCGCAATTTTGACGTTACACAGGCTCCGGGTCCTTATGTTTTTGAAGTTTACAGATCCTCGACCGGCAATGGGAATGACTTCCAACTTGTTGGTTCAATTCCTACCTCGGACTTACTGGATACTTTTTTTATCGATTCACCCTTAAATACTACCATTTTCCCGTATTATTACACGGTAAAAATGTTCAACAACACTCCTGGTAACCGTTTTGAAATGCGACCGGGTGAAAATGAAACGGCCTCATCGCTTTACCTGGATATACAGTCGGATGACAACCAGATTACTCTGAACATACGCAAAAAGGCTCCCTGGATAAACAACCAGTATGTGATTTACAGAAGCACCGATCCTGCGCTTCCTTATGATTCGCTTTCCATGGTAGACAGAAATGTATACGTGGACCAGGGTCTTAGAAACGGGGTAACCTATTATTACCAGGCTAAAAGTATAGGATGGCGCCCGATCGATAGTGTGATTTACCGTAATTCAAACATGTCTCATATCAATTCTGCAGCTGCTGTGGATGTTACTCCGCCGTGTGCCCCGTATCTTTATGTTCAGTCGATGTGTGACAGCAATGCTATGAATGTTCTGAGATGGACAAACCCCAATAAGAGTTGTTCAAACGATGCAGTTAAATATAAGATTTATTATTCCTCCGCGTTGGATGCAGCCATGGATACTATAGCCACTGTTGCGCCGGCCACTGATACGATTTTTGAACATCACTTCACTGAAGGTATGTCACTTGCAGCCTGTTATGCGGTTACTGCAATCGATTCATTCGGGAATGAAAGTGCACGTTCCACTGTAATATGTGTAGACCAATGTACCTTGTACAGTCTTCCGAATGTATTTACACCCAATAATGACGGAATCAACGATGTATACACTTCAATCAACCTCAATCATGTTATAGAAAAAGTGGATATGAAGATTTTCAACCGGTACGGGCAATTGGTATTTGAGACAGCTGATCCGGACATTAACTGGGAGGGAACACTGAAAAACACTGATACAAGGCTTAAATCAGGGGTATATTATTATATATGCGATGTGTATGAGCCACGGATCAGTGGCACAGAAATACGAACACTTACAGGATTTATCCATTTATATGCTGATGGCAATGCTCAACCGGTTACCAAATAA
- the asnB gene encoding asparagine synthase (glutamine-hydrolyzing) — MCGISGIYSPSGSINGVISIVSNMLAKIEYRGPDECGIYTNDQVTLGSVRLSIIDVKTGQQPLSTPDGKYWIVFNGEIFNYIELRQSLLKAGHTFITESDTEVLLHTYMEYGPEGLNRLNGQFAVAIWNNEKRELFMARDRVGIRPLFYTWSGGHFVFGSEIKTLFEHPDTRAEIDPLALSQIFTFWTTITPRTIFKNILEVPPGHYLTLSGTELKIRKFWSLQFPVDDSEIYKGSIKDASMHLEHLLEDAVRIRLRADVPVAAYLSGGLDSSATTELIKKIAPSDLQTFSIGFEDAEFDESGYQKEVSDYLNTKHTAFTCNREEIGNCFPAVVWHSEIPLLRTAPVPMYCLSKKVRENNIKVVITGEGADEMLAGYDIFKEGIIREFWSRQPESRLRPLLFQKLYPYIAQFHGRNKNALKFFFGYKLLETESPFYSHLLRWHNTSNLCNYFSEELKSLVAVNEGFDEVMQVLPSEFNKYSRLGKSQWLESVIFMSGYLLSSQGDRMGMANSVEGRYPFLDYRVMEFAAKLPPGFKMHGLNEKYILKQIMKDRLPLSVLKRPKQAYRSPISGSLFSNTAKNYTEDLLSEHEIKRTGLFNALKVNGLVEKIKSSEIQTENDNMALCGILSMQILYHQYIFKDSFRPSGNKLTNLRIFRETNPMYT, encoded by the coding sequence ATGTGTGGAATTTCCGGAATTTATAGTCCTTCTGGGTCAATAAATGGTGTAATCAGTATAGTGAGCAACATGCTTGCTAAGATTGAATACCGCGGCCCTGACGAATGCGGAATTTATACTAATGATCAAGTGACATTAGGCAGCGTCAGGTTAAGTATTATTGATGTAAAAACCGGGCAACAGCCACTATCTACACCCGACGGAAAATATTGGATTGTTTTCAATGGTGAAATTTTCAATTACATTGAGTTACGGCAATCGCTGCTAAAGGCAGGTCATACTTTTATAACCGAAAGTGACACTGAGGTATTGCTTCATACCTACATGGAATATGGACCTGAAGGACTTAACCGTTTGAATGGCCAGTTTGCCGTTGCTATCTGGAATAATGAAAAAAGGGAACTTTTCATGGCCCGTGATCGTGTCGGTATTCGTCCTCTGTTTTACACTTGGTCGGGAGGTCATTTTGTATTCGGATCTGAAATAAAAACCCTGTTTGAACATCCCGACACAAGGGCAGAAATTGATCCCCTGGCTCTTTCTCAGATATTCACATTTTGGACTACTATAACTCCCCGGACTATCTTTAAGAATATTTTGGAGGTCCCACCTGGTCATTATTTAACACTTTCCGGAACTGAGTTAAAAATCCGGAAATTCTGGTCACTGCAATTTCCTGTTGACGATTCTGAAATCTATAAGGGTTCAATTAAGGATGCTTCTATGCATCTTGAGCACCTGTTGGAGGATGCTGTCAGGATCAGGTTAAGGGCTGATGTACCGGTAGCTGCATATCTTAGCGGTGGTTTGGATTCAAGTGCCACTACTGAACTGATAAAAAAAATTGCTCCTTCTGATCTTCAAACCTTCTCCATTGGTTTTGAAGATGCCGAATTTGACGAATCAGGGTACCAGAAAGAAGTATCGGATTATCTTAATACAAAACATACAGCATTTACATGCAACCGTGAGGAAATTGGTAACTGTTTTCCTGCCGTTGTTTGGCATTCTGAAATACCTCTTTTACGTACGGCCCCTGTTCCAATGTATTGTCTTTCTAAGAAAGTAAGGGAAAACAATATTAAAGTGGTTATAACGGGTGAAGGAGCGGACGAAATGCTGGCAGGTTACGATATTTTTAAAGAGGGAATTATCCGTGAATTCTGGTCAAGGCAACCAGAGTCAAGGCTACGGCCATTATTGTTTCAGAAACTATATCCTTATATTGCCCAGTTCCACGGAAGAAATAAAAATGCACTAAAATTCTTTTTTGGATATAAACTTCTGGAAACGGAATCACCTTTTTATTCACATTTATTACGCTGGCATAATACTTCAAACCTGTGCAACTACTTCTCAGAGGAATTGAAATCTCTGGTTGCTGTTAATGAAGGATTTGATGAAGTTATGCAAGTGTTACCCAGTGAATTTAATAAATACAGCAGACTCGGTAAATCACAATGGCTGGAATCCGTCATTTTCATGTCTGGTTATCTGCTTTCATCCCAGGGAGATCGAATGGGAATGGCAAATTCCGTTGAAGGAAGATATCCGTTTCTGGATTACAGGGTTATGGAATTTGCTGCCAAACTGCCGCCTGGTTTTAAGATGCATGGTTTAAACGAAAAATACATTCTGAAGCAAATCATGAAAGACAGGTTGCCATTAAGTGTATTGAAAAGGCCTAAGCAAGCTTACAGGTCACCAATTTCGGGCAGTTTATTTTCTAATACAGCAAAAAATTATACTGAAGACCTGTTATCAGAACATGAAATAAAAAGAACAGGGTTGTTTAATGCGTTAAAAGTAAATGGTTTGGTTGAGAAAATTAAAAGCTCAGAAATACAAACTGAGAACGACAATATGGCTTTGTGCGGAATACTTTCCATGCAAATTCTCTATCATCAATACATTTTTAAAGACAGTTTCAGGCCTTCAGGGAATAAACTCACTAATCTCCGTATTTTTAGAGAAACCAATCCAATGTATACCTAA
- a CDS encoding NAD-dependent epimerase — protein sequence MKILITGTAGFIGFHLANRLLKEGHQVVGLDIINDYYDIKLKYARLLQAGIDQNDIEYNKLLKSSKFRNYRFIKLKLDDRDNINKLFKDERFDRVCNLAAQAGVRYSLTNPHAYIESNIIGFMNILEACRYNNIQHLVYASSSSVYGLNGKIPFSEKDNVDHPISLYAASKKSNELMAHTYSHLFGLPSTGLRFFTVYGPWGRPDMALFIFTKAIIEGKPIQVFNNGEMERDFTYIDDIVEGIYKLLIKQPLGNPAWDSAHPDPSTSPSPYRIFNIGNSNPVKLMDFIHAIETALGRKAIIEYLPMQKGDVKKTWADVSSLGEEVSFKPDTSIQKGIGNFIEWYLSFYKPS from the coding sequence ATGAAAATACTCATCACTGGTACCGCTGGTTTTATTGGGTTTCACCTGGCAAACCGTCTCCTTAAGGAAGGGCACCAGGTGGTTGGATTGGATATCATCAATGATTATTATGACATAAAATTGAAATATGCGCGTTTATTGCAAGCGGGGATTGATCAGAATGATATAGAATATAACAAACTTCTTAAGAGTTCTAAATTCAGGAATTATCGTTTCATTAAACTGAAGCTGGATGATCGTGACAATATTAACAAGCTCTTTAAAGATGAACGCTTTGACAGGGTGTGCAACCTTGCAGCCCAGGCCGGAGTAAGATACAGCCTTACTAATCCACATGCTTATATTGAAAGCAATATAATTGGCTTTATGAATATATTGGAGGCCTGCAGGTACAATAATATTCAACACCTGGTTTATGCAAGCAGTTCCAGTGTTTACGGGCTAAATGGAAAGATTCCTTTCTCTGAAAAGGATAATGTTGACCATCCTATAAGTTTATACGCAGCTTCAAAAAAGAGTAACGAACTAATGGCTCACACTTACAGCCACCTGTTTGGTCTTCCTTCAACCGGTCTGAGATTTTTCACAGTATATGGTCCTTGGGGCCGACCTGATATGGCGTTGTTTATTTTTACCAAAGCTATAATTGAAGGTAAACCGATCCAGGTGTTCAATAATGGTGAAATGGAAAGAGATTTTACCTATATCGATGATATTGTTGAGGGAATATATAAATTACTAATAAAACAACCTTTGGGAAATCCGGCATGGGATAGTGCTCATCCTGATCCATCCACTTCCCCGTCGCCATACAGGATATTTAATATCGGAAACAGCAATCCGGTTAAACTGATGGATTTTATTCATGCCATAGAAACAGCCTTGGGAAGAAAGGCAATAATAGAATATTTACCGATGCAGAAAGGTGATGTAAAGAAAACATGGGCTGATGTCAGCAGTTTAGGCGAAGAAGTATCATTTAAACCGGATACGTCCATTCAGAAGGGTATAGGTAATTTTATAGAATGGTATCTTAGTTTTTATAAACCATCATGA
- a CDS encoding acyl carrier protein, with translation MTPEYSQTEQAVRDYVARNVHYDLNKITSKTLLFKEGIFDSMAFVLLIDYLEQGFSIKASDEDLIEENFESIEAISKYILRKKGVFVE, from the coding sequence ATGACGCCAGAATACTCTCAAACAGAACAGGCAGTTCGTGATTACGTTGCCAGAAATGTGCATTATGATCTTAACAAGATAACTTCCAAAACATTGTTGTTCAAGGAAGGGATTTTTGATTCCATGGCTTTTGTACTATTAATTGATTATTTGGAACAAGGTTTCAGCATTAAAGCTTCAGATGAAGACTTGATTGAAGAAAATTTCGAATCTATTGAAGCTATATCGAAATATATTCTTCGCAAGAAGGGTGTATTTGTAGAATAG